A genomic window from Streptomyces brevispora includes:
- a CDS encoding TIGR03960 family B12-binding radical SAM protein — protein sequence MSVDSVFPQLEALLPHVQKPIQYVGGELNSTVKPWDECDVRWALMYPDAYEVGLPNQGVMILYEVLNERRGVLAERTYSVWPDLEALMREHKVPQFTVDGHRPVKAFDVFGLSFSTELGYTNMLTALDLAGIPLAARDRGLDDPIVLAGGHAAFNPEPIAEFIDCAVIGDGEQAVLEITEIIRAWKAEGRPGGREEVLFRLARTGGVYVPGFYDVEYLPDGRIGRMVPNRSGVPWRVSKHTVMDLDEWPYPKQPLVPLAETVHERMSVEIFRGCTRGCRFCQAGMITRPVRERSITGIGEMVEKGLKATGFEEVGLLSLSSADHSEIGDIAKGLADRYTDDKVGLSLPSTRVDAFNVDLANELTRNGRRSGLTFAPEGGSERMRKVINKMVSEEDLIRTVSTAYGNGWRQVKLYFMCGLPTETDEDVLQIGDMAVNVIAKGREVSGQNDIRCTVSIGGFVPKPHTPFQWAPQLGVEETDARLAKLRDKIRGDKKYGRSIGFRYHDGKPGIVEGLLSRGDRRVGSVIRAVYEAGGRFDGWREYFSYDLWMKSAEKTLPAFGVDVDWYTTRERTYEEVLPWDHLDSGLDKEWLWQDWQDSLDETEVEDCRWTPCFDCGVCPQLDLDIQIGPTGKKLLPLTVVK from the coding sequence ATGTCTGTCGATTCGGTCTTCCCACAGCTCGAAGCTCTGCTCCCGCATGTGCAGAAGCCCATCCAGTACGTCGGCGGTGAGCTGAACTCCACCGTCAAGCCGTGGGACGAGTGCGACGTCCGCTGGGCACTCATGTACCCGGACGCGTACGAGGTCGGACTCCCCAACCAGGGCGTCATGATCCTCTATGAGGTGCTCAACGAGCGCCGGGGCGTCCTCGCCGAGCGCACCTACAGCGTCTGGCCGGACCTGGAAGCACTGATGCGTGAGCACAAGGTGCCGCAGTTCACGGTGGACGGACACCGCCCGGTCAAGGCGTTCGACGTCTTCGGGCTGAGCTTCTCCACCGAGCTCGGCTACACCAACATGCTCACCGCCCTGGACCTGGCCGGCATTCCGCTGGCCGCCAGGGACCGCGGCCTCGACGACCCGATCGTCCTCGCGGGCGGCCACGCCGCGTTCAATCCCGAGCCGATCGCGGAGTTCATCGACTGCGCGGTCATCGGCGACGGCGAGCAGGCCGTTCTGGAGATCACCGAGATCATCCGCGCCTGGAAGGCCGAGGGCCGTCCCGGCGGCCGCGAGGAGGTGCTCTTCCGGCTCGCCAGGACCGGCGGCGTGTACGTCCCCGGCTTCTACGACGTCGAGTACCTCCCGGACGGCCGCATCGGCCGGATGGTGCCGAACAGGTCCGGCGTTCCGTGGCGGGTGTCCAAGCACACCGTCATGGACCTCGACGAGTGGCCGTACCCGAAGCAGCCGCTCGTCCCGCTCGCCGAGACGGTCCACGAGCGGATGTCCGTGGAGATCTTCCGCGGCTGCACCCGCGGCTGCCGCTTCTGCCAGGCCGGCATGATCACGCGCCCCGTGCGGGAGCGAAGCATCACCGGCATCGGCGAAATGGTGGAGAAGGGCCTCAAGGCGACCGGCTTCGAGGAGGTCGGCCTGCTCTCGCTCTCCTCCGCGGACCACTCCGAGATCGGCGACATCGCCAAGGGCCTCGCCGACCGCTACACCGACGACAAGGTCGGGCTCTCGCTGCCCTCCACCCGCGTCGACGCGTTCAACGTGGACCTGGCCAACGAGCTGACCCGCAACGGCCGTCGCTCCGGTCTCACCTTCGCCCCCGAGGGCGGCTCCGAGCGCATGCGCAAGGTCATCAACAAGATGGTCTCGGAGGAGGACCTGATCCGGACCGTCTCCACCGCGTACGGCAACGGCTGGCGGCAGGTGAAGCTGTACTTCATGTGCGGTCTGCCCACCGAGACCGACGAGGACGTCCTGCAGATCGGCGACATGGCGGTCAACGTCATCGCCAAGGGCCGCGAGGTCTCCGGGCAGAACGACATCCGCTGCACCGTCTCCATCGGCGGCTTCGTGCCCAAGCCGCACACCCCGTTCCAGTGGGCCCCGCAGCTCGGCGTCGAGGAGACGGACGCCCGGCTGGCCAAGCTCCGGGACAAGATCCGCGGCGACAAGAAGTACGGCCGCTCGATCGGCTTCCGCTACCACGACGGCAAGCCCGGCATCGTCGAGGGCCTGCTCTCCCGCGGCGACCGCCGGGTCGGCTCCGTCATCCGCGCCGTCTACGAGGCCGGCGGCCGCTTCGACGGCTGGCGCGAGTACTTCAGCTACGACCTGTGGATGAAGAGCGCCGAGAAGACGCTGCCCGCCTTCGGCGTGGACGTCGACTGGTACACCACCCGGGAGCGGACGTACGAGGAGGTCCTGCCCTGGGACCACCTGGACTCCGGCCTCGACAAGGAATGGCTCTGGCAGGACTGGCAGGACTCGCTCGACGAGACCGAGGTCGAGGACTGCCGCTGGACGCCGTGCTTCGACTGTGGGGTGTGCCCGCAGCTCGACCTCGACATCCAGATCGGCCCGACGGGCAAGAAGCTCCTCCCGCTGACGGTCGTGAAGTGA
- a CDS encoding CYTH and CHAD domain-containing protein translates to MADSKREIERKYEATDATRLPDLSRVAGVAAVDHRGVSELDAVYYDTQDLRLAAGHLTLRRRTGGDDAGWHLKLPVATGVRDEIRAPLSDTLPPALAGLIRSRVRDAAVVPVVRLRSARDVHHLNGPDGALLAELSVDEVRAELLHGGSGSTAWTEIEVELADDGDPSFLDAVERRLRKAGIRPSAAPSKLARALAETAPNGKPGGKRTAPHTAGDHLLAYVRDQIETIVALDPAVRRGLPDSVHRMRIATRRLRSAFRTYRGILAPTVTGPVAEELRWLAAELGVDRDQEVLDERLRTRLDGLPRTLVLGPVRGRLRIWSVARRSGSHRRIVALLDGSRYLTLLGTLDALLAAPPLLPAAASPPGKALPRAARKEHRRLAHRLAHALELPPGPERDLALHAARKAAKRARYAAEAARPALGKPARKSVRRLKAVQGALGDHHDSVVAREALRALAVQAYLAGEPSFTWGVLYGQEKETAAARERELPGVWAKASRAEIRAAREG, encoded by the coding sequence ATGGCGGACTCGAAACGTGAGATCGAGCGGAAGTACGAAGCCACCGACGCCACCCGGCTGCCCGACCTGAGCCGGGTGGCCGGGGTCGCCGCCGTCGACCACCGGGGCGTCAGCGAACTCGACGCCGTCTACTACGACACCCAGGACCTCCGGCTCGCCGCCGGCCACCTCACCCTGCGCCGCCGCACCGGCGGGGACGACGCCGGCTGGCACCTCAAGCTCCCGGTCGCCACCGGCGTCCGCGACGAGATCAGGGCCCCCCTCTCCGACACCCTGCCGCCCGCGCTCGCCGGACTGATCCGCTCCCGGGTCCGGGACGCCGCCGTCGTCCCCGTGGTCCGGCTCCGCTCCGCCCGCGACGTCCACCACCTGAACGGCCCCGACGGCGCGCTGCTCGCCGAACTCAGCGTGGACGAGGTCCGGGCCGAGTTGCTGCACGGCGGCAGCGGGAGCACCGCCTGGACCGAGATCGAGGTCGAACTCGCCGACGACGGCGACCCCTCGTTCCTCGACGCCGTCGAACGGCGGCTGCGCAAGGCCGGGATCCGGCCCTCCGCGGCACCGTCCAAACTGGCGCGGGCACTGGCCGAGACCGCCCCGAACGGGAAACCTGGCGGCAAACGGACCGCACCGCACACCGCGGGCGACCACCTCCTGGCCTACGTGCGCGACCAGATCGAGACGATCGTCGCCCTCGACCCGGCCGTGCGCCGCGGCCTCCCCGACTCCGTGCACCGGATGCGGATCGCCACTCGCAGACTGCGCAGCGCCTTCAGGACGTACCGCGGGATTCTCGCCCCGACCGTCACCGGCCCCGTGGCCGAGGAGCTGCGGTGGCTCGCGGCGGAGCTCGGTGTCGACCGTGACCAGGAGGTCCTCGACGAACGGCTGCGCACCCGGCTCGACGGGCTGCCCCGCACCCTGGTCCTCGGCCCGGTCCGCGGCCGGCTGCGGATCTGGTCGGTGGCCCGCCGCAGCGGCTCCCACCGCCGCATCGTCGCCCTGCTCGACGGCAGCCGCTACCTGACGCTGCTCGGGACCCTCGACGCACTCCTCGCCGCCCCGCCCCTGCTGCCCGCCGCCGCCTCGCCACCCGGCAAGGCGCTGCCGCGCGCCGCGCGCAAGGAACACCGGCGGCTGGCACACCGACTCGCCCACGCCCTGGAACTGCCACCGGGACCGGAACGCGACCTCGCCCTGCACGCGGCGCGCAAGGCGGCGAAACGCGCACGGTACGCGGCGGAGGCCGCCCGCCCCGCACTCGGGAAGCCGGCCCGGAAGTCCGTCAGGCGACTGAAGGCCGTACAGGGCGCCCTGGGCGACCACCACGACAGCGTGGTGGCCCGCGAGGCCCTGCGCGCCCTCGCCGTACAGGCATACCTGGCCGGCGAGCCGTCGTTCACCTGGGGAGTGCTGTACGGGCAGGAGAAGGAGACGGCGGCGGCACGCGAACGGGAACTGCCCGGGGTGTGGGCGAAGGCGTCACGGGCGGAGATCCGGGCGGCTCGGGAAGGCTGA
- the rodA gene encoding rod shape-determining protein RodA — MAGFSVQRYAPERSAWGRLTARDSVVRRLDWPLLGSAIALSFIGSLLVYSATRGRDSLTHGDPYYFFFRHALNTGIGFGLMIGTIWLGHRTLRGAVPILYGLSVILVLAVLTPLGATVNGAHAWIIIGGGFSLQPSEFTKITIILGMAMLLAARVDAGDQLYPDHRSVAKALGVAAIPMAVVMGMPDLGSVMVMAVIVLGVLLASGASNRWIFGLLGAGTAGAVAIWQLGLLDDYQIARFAAFANPALDPAGVGYNTNQARIAIGSGGLSGTGLFQGTQTTGQFVPEQQTDFVFTVAGEELGFLGAGLILVLLGIVLWRACRIARETTELYGTIVAAGIIAWFAFQAFENIGMTLGIMPVAGLPLPFVSYGGSSMFAVWVAIGLLQSIRVQRPITA; from the coding sequence ATGGCCGGATTCTCCGTCCAGCGGTACGCCCCCGAGCGCTCGGCCTGGGGCAGGCTCACCGCCCGGGACTCCGTGGTGCGCCGACTCGACTGGCCGCTGCTCGGCTCCGCGATCGCGCTCTCCTTCATCGGCTCGCTGCTGGTCTACTCGGCGACCCGGGGACGGGACTCGCTCACCCACGGCGACCCGTACTACTTCTTCTTCCGGCACGCCCTCAACACCGGCATCGGCTTCGGCCTGATGATCGGCACGATCTGGCTCGGCCACCGCACCCTGCGCGGCGCGGTGCCGATCCTGTACGGCCTGTCGGTGATCCTCGTCCTGGCGGTCCTCACCCCGCTCGGCGCCACCGTCAACGGCGCCCACGCCTGGATCATCATCGGCGGCGGCTTCTCCCTCCAGCCCTCCGAGTTCACCAAGATCACGATCATTCTCGGCATGGCGATGCTGCTCGCCGCCCGCGTCGACGCGGGCGACCAGCTGTACCCCGACCACCGGTCCGTCGCCAAGGCCCTGGGCGTGGCGGCGATCCCGATGGCGGTCGTCATGGGGATGCCGGACCTCGGTTCGGTGATGGTCATGGCCGTCATCGTGCTCGGCGTGCTGCTGGCCTCCGGGGCCTCGAACCGCTGGATCTTCGGACTCCTCGGCGCGGGCACCGCCGGCGCCGTCGCCATCTGGCAGCTCGGACTGCTCGACGACTACCAGATCGCCCGGTTCGCGGCCTTCGCCAACCCGGCGCTCGACCCGGCCGGCGTCGGCTACAACACCAACCAGGCCCGCATCGCGATCGGCTCCGGCGGCCTCTCCGGCACCGGCCTCTTCCAGGGCACCCAGACCACCGGCCAGTTCGTCCCCGAGCAGCAGACCGACTTCGTCTTCACCGTCGCGGGCGAGGAGCTCGGCTTCCTCGGCGCCGGACTGATCCTCGTCCTGCTCGGCATCGTCCTGTGGCGCGCCTGCCGCATCGCACGGGAGACCACCGAGCTGTACGGCACGATCGTCGCGGCCGGAATCATCGCCTGGTTCGCCTTCCAGGCCTTCGAGAACATCGGCATGACGCTCGGCATCATGCCCGTCGCCGGACTGCCGCTGCCGTTCGTCTCCTACGGAGGATCCTCGATGTTCGCCGTCTGGGTGGCCATCGGACTGCTCCAGTCGATCAGGGTGCAACGGCCGATAACGGCCTGA
- the mrdA gene encoding penicillin-binding protein 2: MTNIPETGRTQRVQIRLVVIQVLVFSLLLTLGGRLWYLQIRNGQEYSDEAKNNHVQQVVQPAARGSILDARGVPLADNETRLVVSASRTELLKMDDDGKGVLTRLADVLGMKPKDVLDKVRLCDAKTPQPCWNGSPYQPIPVTDEATTQQALQIRERTEDFPGITAEPTAVRRYAAPGKANSAQVLGYLSPVTDDEITKAQNSDSPYLRSDQVGRSGLERTYDKQLRGKAGVTRYEVDNLGRVIGEAKNDEAEPGASVVTSIDARVQAVAEYELNQAMKTARTEFDTNTGENYKADSGAVVVMEAKTGRVVSMASLPNYDPNAWVGGISGKDYAKLTGKNSNFPLLNRAIQGQAAPGSIFKVISSTAAVNAGYPFNGNYPCPSSYSVGGQTFKNFESQGYGDITIGRALEVSCDTVYYGIAHKEWQRDGGNNPKKHPNDWFYKTAHQFGLGKETGIDLPNEVSGRVPDREWKKNFAKANHDAWCKQGKKNGTYVEKIAYENCLEGDKMRAGDSVNYSIGQGDTLVTPIQMATIYAAISNGGTLYDPTVGKAIVSGDGKTVQQIKPKSHGKLPFTAKTRNEIDQALAGVATRGSAAWRFGGWPQDKIPMHAKTGTAEVYGKQTTSWFATYTKDYSIVMTISQGGTGSGASGPAVRNIYNALYGLDAEGKQDLKKALLPTPQKSLPKIERDGSIESPTIKPYDPNSQKPQDGQTLAAILGRRD; encoded by the coding sequence GTGACCAACATCCCCGAGACGGGCCGGACCCAGCGGGTCCAGATCCGCCTCGTCGTCATCCAGGTCCTCGTCTTCTCCCTGCTGCTCACCCTCGGCGGCCGCCTCTGGTACCTCCAGATCCGCAACGGCCAGGAGTACTCCGACGAGGCGAAGAACAACCACGTCCAGCAGGTCGTCCAGCCGGCCGCCCGCGGTTCCATCCTCGACGCACGCGGCGTGCCCCTCGCCGACAACGAGACCCGCCTCGTCGTCTCCGCCAGCCGCACCGAGCTGCTGAAGATGGACGACGACGGCAAGGGCGTGCTGACCCGGCTCGCCGACGTGCTCGGCATGAAGCCCAAGGACGTCCTCGACAAGGTCCGGCTCTGCGACGCGAAGACCCCGCAGCCCTGCTGGAACGGTTCGCCCTACCAGCCGATCCCGGTCACCGACGAGGCCACCACCCAACAGGCCCTCCAGATCCGCGAACGCACCGAGGACTTCCCCGGCATCACCGCCGAACCCACCGCCGTACGCCGCTACGCCGCACCCGGCAAGGCCAACAGCGCCCAGGTCCTCGGCTACCTCTCGCCCGTCACCGACGACGAGATCACCAAGGCCCAGAACAGCGACTCGCCCTACCTCCGCTCCGACCAGGTCGGCCGGTCCGGCCTGGAGCGCACGTACGACAAGCAACTGCGCGGCAAGGCGGGCGTCACCCGCTACGAGGTCGACAACCTCGGCCGGGTCATAGGGGAGGCGAAGAACGACGAGGCGGAGCCCGGTGCCAGCGTCGTCACCTCCATCGACGCCCGGGTCCAGGCCGTCGCCGAGTACGAGCTCAACCAGGCCATGAAGACGGCCCGCACCGAGTTCGACACCAACACGGGCGAGAACTACAAGGCCGACTCCGGCGCCGTCGTCGTCATGGAGGCGAAGACCGGACGGGTCGTCTCGATGGCCTCGCTGCCCAATTACGACCCCAACGCCTGGGTCGGCGGCATCTCCGGCAAGGACTACGCCAAGCTCACCGGCAAGAACTCCAACTTCCCGCTGCTGAACCGGGCCATCCAGGGCCAGGCCGCACCCGGCTCCATCTTCAAGGTCATCTCCTCGACCGCCGCGGTCAACGCCGGATACCCCTTCAACGGCAACTACCCCTGCCCCAGCTCGTACTCCGTCGGCGGCCAGACCTTCAAGAACTTCGAGTCCCAGGGATACGGCGACATCACCATCGGCCGTGCCCTCGAAGTCTCCTGCGACACCGTGTACTACGGCATCGCGCACAAGGAGTGGCAGAGGGACGGCGGCAACAACCCCAAGAAGCACCCCAACGACTGGTTCTACAAGACCGCCCACCAGTTCGGCCTCGGCAAGGAGACCGGCATCGACCTCCCCAACGAGGTCAGCGGCCGCGTCCCCGACCGCGAGTGGAAGAAGAACTTCGCCAAGGCCAACCACGACGCCTGGTGCAAGCAGGGCAAGAAGAACGGCACGTACGTCGAGAAGATCGCCTACGAGAACTGCCTCGAAGGCGACAAGATGCGCGCCGGTGACTCCGTCAACTACTCGATCGGCCAGGGCGACACCCTCGTCACCCCGATCCAGATGGCGACCATCTACGCGGCCATCTCCAACGGCGGCACGCTCTACGACCCCACCGTCGGCAAGGCGATCGTCAGCGGCGACGGCAAGACCGTCCAGCAGATCAAGCCCAAGTCGCACGGCAAGCTGCCCTTCACCGCCAAGACCCGCAACGAAATCGACCAGGCCCTCGCGGGCGTCGCGACCCGCGGCTCCGCCGCCTGGCGGTTCGGCGGCTGGCCGCAGGACAAGATCCCGATGCACGCCAAGACGGGCACGGCCGAGGTCTACGGCAAGCAGACGACCTCCTGGTTCGCCACGTACACCAAGGACTACTCGATCGTCATGACGATCTCCCAGGGCGGTACGGGCTCCGGCGCGTCCGGGCCCGCCGTGCGCAACATCTACAACGCGCTCTACGGCCTCGACGCCGAGGGCAAGCAGGACCTCAAGAAGGCCCTGCTGCCGACGCCCCAGAAGTCCCTGCCGAAGATCGAGCGGGACGGATCCATCGAGAGCCCGACGATCAAGCCGTACGACCCGAACTCGCAGAAGCCGCAGGACGGGCAGACGCTCGCCGCGATCCTGGGGAGGCGCGACTGA
- the mreD gene encoding rod shape-determining protein MreD, which produces MRVNRTLLSIALVVIALVIQVSVLARLQLPGAVPDLLLMVVVGLAFVYGHVSGALIGFGAGLLADLAPPADHAAGRYALVLCIIGYLAGLAKPENGQLKSAFVPMAVVVAAAIGSTLLYAGVGALVGDTAARHVGLGSLLFTAAVYDLLLAPFTVPLIMAMARRTVNDPLTESSSGGSDATSGWLAAGTGLRIGNQRGGLRVRAARNRAARAGRIKGVKRL; this is translated from the coding sequence ATGCGCGTCAACCGGACTCTGCTCTCCATCGCCCTGGTCGTGATCGCCCTCGTGATCCAGGTCTCCGTACTCGCCAGGCTCCAACTGCCCGGCGCCGTACCCGATCTGCTCCTCATGGTCGTCGTCGGGCTGGCCTTCGTCTACGGACACGTCAGCGGTGCCCTCATCGGCTTCGGCGCGGGGCTGCTCGCCGACCTGGCACCGCCGGCGGACCACGCGGCCGGACGGTACGCCCTGGTCCTCTGCATCATCGGCTACCTCGCCGGGCTGGCCAAGCCGGAGAACGGCCAGCTCAAATCGGCCTTCGTGCCGATGGCCGTGGTCGTCGCGGCGGCGATCGGATCGACCCTGCTCTACGCGGGAGTCGGCGCCCTCGTCGGCGACACGGCGGCCCGCCATGTGGGCCTGGGCAGCCTGCTGTTCACCGCGGCCGTCTACGACCTGCTCCTCGCCCCGTTCACCGTGCCCCTGATCATGGCGATGGCCAGACGCACGGTGAACGACCCGCTCACCGAGTCCTCCTCCGGCGGCAGCGACGCCACGTCGGGCTGGCTCGCGGCCGGCACCGGGCTGCGGATCGGCAACCAGCGCGGCGGACTGCGCGTCAGGGCCGCCCGCAACCGGGCAGCACGCGCCGGACGGATCAAGGGAGTCAAGCGACTGTGA
- the mreC gene encoding rod shape-determining protein MreC: protein MRDTRESRLLLVLLIAIAFALITVDIRGGEASPVDGARQAASTVFGPVENGVAAAVDPVGNAIGAVRASGDRHDKIAALEQQNAALKAKLGSDDQNRNRVRELDKMLKKSAAGQYGIKAAEVIAIGAAQGFSWTVTIDAGSKDGLKRDMTVLNGDGLVGRVTTVGPDTATVLLANDPDFTVGTRMESTDELGFATGQGSRPLAVQFLNGKAKVKKGDRLVTFGSSKNKPFVPGVPVGEVVRVDPSGGDLTRTVYVRPYVGFTKLDIVGIVVQAPREDPRDMVLPKKPAKPAKPKPTPTVTVTISPNGDIVDTGGNVVGNIHESANPSDGPSPDPSGNATPNADNAVNEQR from the coding sequence GTGAGGGACACACGAGAGAGCCGGCTGCTCCTGGTGCTGCTGATCGCCATCGCATTCGCACTGATCACGGTGGATATCCGCGGTGGTGAGGCGTCGCCGGTGGACGGCGCCCGGCAGGCCGCCTCCACGGTCTTCGGACCAGTCGAGAACGGTGTCGCGGCAGCCGTCGACCCGGTGGGCAACGCCATAGGGGCGGTACGCGCATCCGGCGACCGGCACGACAAGATCGCCGCACTGGAGCAGCAGAACGCCGCGCTGAAGGCGAAGCTCGGCAGCGACGACCAGAACCGCAACCGGGTCCGCGAGCTCGACAAGATGCTGAAGAAGTCGGCCGCCGGACAGTACGGCATCAAGGCCGCCGAGGTCATCGCCATAGGAGCGGCCCAGGGCTTCTCCTGGACGGTCACCATCGACGCGGGCTCCAAGGACGGCCTCAAGCGCGACATGACCGTCCTCAACGGCGACGGACTCGTCGGCAGGGTCACCACCGTCGGCCCGGACACCGCGACGGTGCTCCTCGCCAACGACCCCGACTTCACCGTCGGCACCCGGATGGAGTCCACCGACGAACTCGGCTTCGCCACCGGCCAGGGCTCACGCCCACTGGCCGTCCAGTTCCTGAACGGCAAGGCCAAGGTCAAGAAGGGCGACCGGCTCGTCACGTTCGGCTCCAGCAAGAACAAGCCGTTCGTACCCGGCGTCCCGGTCGGCGAGGTCGTCCGCGTCGACCCGTCCGGCGGCGACCTGACCCGTACCGTCTACGTCCGCCCGTACGTCGGCTTCACCAAGCTCGACATCGTCGGCATCGTTGTCCAGGCCCCGCGCGAGGACCCCCGCGACATGGTCCTGCCGAAGAAGCCGGCCAAGCCCGCCAAACCGAAGCCCACCCCGACCGTCACCGTCACCATCTCGCCCAACGGCGACATCGTGGACACCGGTGGCAACGTCGTCGGGAACATCCACGAGAGCGCGAACCCCAGCGACGGCCCGAGCCCCGACCCCAGCGGGAACGCCACGCCGAACGCCGACAACGCGGTAAACGAACAGAGGTAG
- a CDS encoding rod shape-determining protein, producing MSFIGRDMAIDLGTANTLVYVRGRGIVLNEPSVVAINTNTGGILAVGAEAKKMIGRTPGNIVAVRPLKDGVIADFEITERMLRYFILKIHKRRYLARPRVVVCVPSGITGVERRAVIEASTQAGARQVHIIEEPMAAAIGSGLPVHEATGNMVVDIGGGTTEVAVISLGGIVTAQSIRVAGDELDNAIIQHIKKEYSLLLGERSAEQIKITIGSAFELEKDEHTEIRGRDLVSGLPKTVVISATEVRKAIEEPVNAIVDAVKTTLDKCPPELSGDVMDRGIVLTGGGALLRGLDERLRHETGMPIHIAEDPLDSVALGSGKCVEEFEALQQVLDAQPRR from the coding sequence ATGTCGTTCATCGGCCGTGACATGGCTATCGACCTCGGGACTGCCAACACGCTGGTGTACGTCAGGGGGCGCGGCATCGTTCTGAACGAGCCGTCCGTCGTGGCCATCAACACCAACACCGGTGGCATCCTGGCGGTCGGCGCCGAGGCCAAGAAGATGATCGGCCGTACACCGGGCAACATCGTTGCCGTACGGCCGCTGAAGGACGGCGTGATCGCCGACTTCGAGATCACGGAGCGGATGCTCCGCTACTTCATCCTGAAGATCCACAAGCGCCGCTACCTGGCTCGCCCGAGGGTCGTCGTCTGTGTGCCCTCCGGCATCACAGGGGTCGAGCGGCGCGCCGTCATCGAGGCATCGACGCAGGCGGGCGCGCGCCAGGTGCACATCATCGAGGAGCCCATGGCGGCGGCCATCGGCTCCGGTCTGCCCGTCCACGAGGCCACCGGCAACATGGTCGTCGACATCGGTGGCGGCACCACCGAGGTCGCGGTCATCTCGCTCGGCGGAATCGTCACCGCCCAGTCGATCCGGGTCGCCGGTGACGAGCTGGACAACGCGATCATCCAGCACATCAAGAAGGAGTACTCGCTGCTCCTCGGTGAGCGCAGCGCCGAACAGATCAAGATCACCATCGGGTCGGCGTTCGAGCTGGAGAAGGACGAGCACACCGAGATCCGGGGCCGCGACCTCGTCTCGGGTCTGCCCAAGACCGTGGTCATCTCCGCGACCGAGGTCCGCAAGGCGATCGAGGAGCCGGTCAACGCGATCGTCGACGCGGTCAAGACGACGCTCGACAAGTGCCCGCCGGAGCTCTCCGGCGATGTCATGGACCGGGGCATCGTCCTCACCGGCGGCGGCGCGCTGCTGCGCGGACTGGACGAGCGGCTCCGTCACGAGACGGGCATGCCGATCCACATCGCCGAGGACCCGCTGGACTCCGTCGCGCTCGGATCCGGCAAGTGCGTCGAGGAGTTCGAGGCGCTCCAGCAGGTGCTGGACGCCCAGCCCCGACGGTAG
- the ndk gene encoding nucleoside-diphosphate kinase, producing the protein MTQRTLVLLKPDAVRRGLVGEIVGRIERKAGWKITALELRTLDRGTLEQHYAEHVGRPFYEPLVEFMQSGPIVALVAEGERVIEGVRALAGPTDPIAAAPGSIRGDLGTITRENLIHASDSEESAERELKLFFPGLS; encoded by the coding sequence ATGACCCAGCGCACCCTCGTTCTTCTGAAGCCCGACGCCGTCCGTCGCGGTCTGGTCGGCGAGATCGTCGGCCGCATCGAGCGCAAGGCCGGCTGGAAGATCACCGCGCTGGAGCTGCGTACCCTCGACCGGGGCACGCTGGAGCAGCACTACGCCGAGCACGTCGGCCGCCCGTTCTACGAGCCGCTCGTCGAGTTCATGCAGTCCGGTCCGATCGTCGCCCTGGTGGCCGAGGGCGAGCGGGTCATCGAGGGTGTCCGCGCCCTGGCCGGCCCCACCGACCCGATCGCCGCCGCGCCCGGATCGATCCGTGGCGACCTCGGCACGATTACCCGGGAGAACCTCATCCACGCCTCGGACTCCGAGGAGTCCGCAGAGCGAGAACTGAAGCTGTTCTTTCCGGGACTTTCCTGA
- a CDS encoding DUF4233 domain-containing protein, whose product MRTLCASTLIGEFFVIGFAGLVAMKSDDLSSATVWTVCGIGMLLSVLLCGMITRPGGIQLGWALQVALVVSGFVVPMMFILGLVFGGLWWASVHYGRKIDEVKARWAAQEAAQAPVGG is encoded by the coding sequence GTGCGTACGCTCTGTGCATCGACACTGATCGGCGAGTTCTTCGTCATCGGTTTCGCCGGGCTCGTCGCGATGAAGTCCGACGACCTGTCGTCCGCCACCGTGTGGACGGTCTGCGGCATCGGCATGCTGCTCTCCGTACTGCTCTGCGGGATGATCACCCGCCCCGGTGGCATACAGCTCGGCTGGGCGCTCCAGGTCGCCCTGGTCGTCAGCGGCTTCGTGGTGCCGATGATGTTCATCCTCGGCCTGGTCTTCGGCGGCCTGTGGTGGGCCTCGGTGCACTACGGCCGCAAGATCGACGAGGTGAAGGCCCGCTGGGCCGCGCAGGAAGCGGCCCAGGCCCCGGTCGGCGGCTGA